The genomic region agaaaaagtaCCTAGATGAAATATTTACCGCCAGTGTAGAGTAGAGGGCGGCTGTCTTCTCCACTCTGCTTCAACAACCACTTACTGTTTAAAACTGAACCTGACACTCAAATACTGCTGTTCCCATAACAGTATGAAACTGAAATACTTATGACCGATGGATAAAACACAAGTGTAAGAAGCAGTACTAGCATTAGCTGTGGTACAAATAGTAGTTGAAGTTGTGAAAATAATACCAACAGTAGTATGTAAATgtcacaataataaaattaaaacagagatTATGCATGACAGGAAATATCAAGTGCAGCAATATTAACAGTTTTATGAGTGTTACTGCAGTATGTATTACTTTTTACCTATTAACATTGTTTAATCACTTAATATGGGATTTATAGCACACTACAATCCCTCTGTAATCATATAATGGGACATTTTGAGCATGTACAAATCCTTTATGATGATGTTTTAGTACCACTCACTAAATAATGAGGTAAAATTGTTATATAAAACCCACACTAGCGTTTTTCCCCACACTAAAGTCACAATGTATTTACTCTCCCAatattgtgaaaataaataattctatTTTCGCATATATATATGCCTTTTcataaaattaacatttacatttttctcagtAGCCAGTTAGTAATTCTCTTTGTTGTGTTGATAACACAGTTGGGAAAAATCTTTTGACCCCATTGCAGGTAATACTTTAAAAGCAATAGTTAGTATTAATAtagtattttattgtattataagTATTCAGTTTGATATGTAGAATTGGTGTAGAAATAatacatgacatttaaattaaCAGTTACAATACAAgtatcattaaaataatcttaaacaaattaaaataatataaaaataacttttctaAATTGACTGCACTAAAACCAGCTATGTGTGCTTGTTTCTCTAAAATTGTCATATTGTAATATTGTCAGTGAAAACAGTATATGAGAGAGTGAGAGTCTGTGATTTACAGTCAAGATTCACAAATGTGAATTAACATTTGAAACACATGATGAGGACTCTCATCTCCTCAGATTAACGGTACGTCCGGAGAACATTACCGACGATCCCTCCGAAACAGCGGCTGGGTCATCCCATATTCAGCTTGGTATGGTGTATTCAGGCAGGAATGTGAAGAGGTAAGTGTGAGACAGTAAACAGACAGATGTGCCCTGTCAGCATGCCTTATGACGATGTGTGTTTCATCATCAGCAGAACTTGGTCTTTCTAGACTAGTTTCAGTCTGCCACAGCGGGTGCCTTCCTGCAGCATTGCAGaatccctcctctcctcttcctgctcttcttTATCTTATACCCTCTGAGGCTGCTGTTGGAGCAGATGGACTTCCTCAGGGTCCGGATGTGTTTCTCCTGCTCCCGGATCTTTGACTCCAGGTGAGACTGAATGGCCATGCCCAGGGACTCCATGTCCACCGAGGCACCATACACCTCCCACGTCATTCCCTGCTTGTCCCATGTCACATCCTGTGGTTTCCCcatcccctcctccttctttttctgctccCTTTCTATTTTGTTATCCCCCTTTTCCTGCTTTTGCCCTTCATCCCAGATGCTGTCAGTGCTAACATCTCTGTTTTGGTCTTGTCCTAGTCCTAGCTCTGACATGAGGGCAGGGTTCTGCTGGAAGCTATAAGTACGAAGACAGGCAGGTAGGGAACTTGCCTTGTCAGTCACAACAGAGGGAAGCATTGATTGGCTGCACAGCTCGATGTCAATCCTGCAGACATGCTGTAAAGGTGGCTCACCATCGCAGCACAATGATGGGGCTGTTGGCGAGGTCAAACTACCTGAGTGACAGCTTGGAGAACCAATCATAAAGGAAGTAGGAACTTCCATTTGGAGGCTGGGGCTGGTGGAAGCCGAGCGTTCGACCACCTCTACCTCCACCTGGACACCCACCTCTCTATGCTCCCTTCCCCGAAGATGGAGCCTCTCACCGGGGTCTGACTTGATCGCTGTCTCCCTGACTGCCTTGGAGGTTGGTGGATGGGTGGACGAGAAAGGAAGAGTATCTCCCTGTTTACCTTTatcctgcttcttcttctcttctttcttcctctctacTTCTCTTGATGATGGGATGTTGCTACCTCCTTTTGCATCTCCCCGGAGATCTGGTTTGCTCGATGGGATGCCTGCTACTCTCCTGGTGTGTACTGGTGGCACGGCCACCTGGGATACTACTGGTCCTTTTACAGCTGTCACTTTAGTTTCAGGCAGTTTCAAACATTCTTCCTCGACAGGAGCTGGTGTCTTGGTGATGGAGTCAAAGGTAAGACCCCGAGTCAGTCCAGTATTATGGAATGTGTTGCTGGGATTTGTTTCCACAGTAGCAGTTGGTGTGGGCTCCTGTGCACATCCTCCCTTTGTTGGTGAGATGGCTGTGGTTTTGGGACTTGATGTGGCCAGAGGAGCGAGACGGCCTAAAATTGCACCAGAACCTGAAAGCAAGAAATAAATATTCTTGTGACTGCAACACCTACTTAGACTGACAAAACACTGTAATGTAGACTACAATACGATGACACTACCAAAGTTATTGTTTATCAACTGAAAATCAACAGATCAGCAAATGTTAGTTTTGGAGGTTTACTACctttaaatgtgtaaagatAGTTACCTGGAGCAGAACCAGGACTCTTCAGAACCTCCCTGCTTGGTCCAGATGGAATAGACCCAAGACTTTTACCAGGACCAGGACTCCTACTTGCTGAGCCAGGTGTGGAACCTGTGAGGTTGTTGTCGTTATGTCCAGAGGATGTTGAAAAAGCAGATACATCATGGTTCTTCTTAGGGCCAGTGGCTACAAGAGCAGGTGTAGAAGTCAGCTGGACTAGACCGGGTTTGGAATTGGAAAGAACATCAGAACCAGAACTGAAATTTGACTCGGAGACAAGTTTAATATTTGGAATGCATCTTGGATTTAAACTGGCTGAAGGAGACTGAGTTTTAGAAGGGTCATCCTTTGACCCCAATCCAGATTTAGAAACCATAGCTGTTTTGGAATCTAGGCCACTTTTGTTCCCTTTGTTTTCAGTAGTGGTTTTAGAATCAAGACTATCTCGGGAACCCATCCCAGTCTTAGAATCATAACTGGCTTTTGAATTGGAGCCAGTTTTAGAGTCCAAGCTATCTTTTGATCCCAAACTAGTTTTTGAAGTAGAACCACTTTTAGAATCCAGACTATCTTTGGACCCCGATGTGGTATTAGAATGGGGACTGACTTTTAAATGATTTCCAGATTGAGAATCCAGACTGTCCGTGGTCACGGTCGTTGCTTTAGAATTTGTACTGGATTTTGAACTGGTTTTCAACAGACAACCAGAACTTGAATCATTACTGCCAAGATTCTCCTTGGTGTCTAATCTGTCACTGCTTCTAGTTCCTGTAACTTTTCTCTGTGTAGATGAGTTGGGGCTTAGAGAACTCTGTTGAAGGGTCTTGGTACTGAGTAGTGCTTTTTCAACTCTTTGATTCTGCAATTTTGGACTAATGGAGGACATCGCAGAGTTGTGAGTTCCTGTGTCACGACTGGCTTGTTCATTTGACTTCACTGTTGTGCTTCCTGGGTCTGGCTTAAGGGTCTTGCCTGTCAGTGTTGGGGTTTGATTGGCAGGTTTTGGACTGGTAATTTTTGTATCTCCCTTCTGACTGTGCACATTTGGATTTACAGGAGCGTGTCGTGTTTGTGGTGACTGGGTTTTAAGGATACTCTCTCTTCCACCATCTTCTTTTCTGCCTGATTGAATTTTTTGGCTCATTACTTTGTTTATAGACTTTGCCgtcatttcatttgtctgtggTTTGCGGTTTAAGATGCTTGCAggctctgctctctgtgttttgagTCCTTCAGCAGTTGTAAGGCTGCTAGCGGTTGTCGTTTGCCCCAGCCTGTTTGGTTTTGGACTTGCCgccatgctgctgtgtgtgtgagtcttgGGGCTTAGTGTTGGAGCATGTTTGGGGTTTGGGGATTTCAGCCTTTGCTCACCTCTGCTGTTTACTGGCCTCTCAGCTGTTGGCGAACGAGACAATGCTGGGATTTTGCTTTTTTGCCGTGATGGatcatctttttctccttgtgACATCAGTGTGGTTTTTACAGTGGTTGCCCATTTGCCTGTTTCCTTAATAACTGCTACTTTCACTGCAGATTTCCCACTTCCTTTATTCCCCTCATCCTTTTTGGTCCCTCCATGCCGCTTCGAAGTCTCAGTGACAGGGCAAGGGTTTCTTGACGAAGTTAGATTGAGGTTGAGGTTGAAGTTAGGCTCCGTGCCCCAGTTGGCATTGGGATCTTTGTTGCAGAGGGCATCGTCAAGCTCTTCTTCCCCTGGAAATTGGCATTCTGATTGGTTGACATCCTTTCCACCTTTAGAAATATTTGGGGAAGTTTCCATGGCAGTGGCAATGGGATTTTGTTTTGGTATCTGGAAATCAAAGACTGGGACCTGATTTGACAAATAAAGAAGCAAAtgttcagcaaaataaaatgacccATAGCATTTTCTAGCAGAGTGTTAACACtcaaaaagcaaacacagtgtttgtttgtccatCCCATCTCACGAGTCTGATGTCAGGTGGTGTGCTGTGAATTGGTCTTCTGAGAAAAGCAGATAGGAATCCCTGTTATATTTAGATGAAGTAgattaaaatgtgcaataatATGTTCTTGATTGACTTTCATTGTAGTGCAATTTCACATAATgtagagaaaaaataaatactacaaACCTGTAGAAAATGACAAACTCTTTGAACAATCTGTATCTACGTTAGAAGTAGAAAAGATATTTAATTCTGTGATGCCACcctgtagaaaacaaaacagtatgtgtaatacagtgaaagaaatatttttgcCATAGCTGCtacatttcaattaaattcagtccTTTCCTTTTCCCAttttcaaacagaaaaaaaagaatcctTTTGGGAACATCCACATGCACCACTAGATTTGTAAATCTAACTCTTGTCTCAATCAAGGGCTTAAAGACAGTCAAAAGATGGAAGTCACTAGATGTTGTACATAGTTTGGTATTGGGATTTTCAGCTACATAAATAAACGTGATTTGACACAATATGATATCCTGGTAACACACAAAATGATACTATATTACaaattaattacaaataatacTAAAAGTCTCTAAATTAATTTAAGTATATTAGAATATCATTAAAAGTACAGTACCTTCCAATTTGGAGCAATACCACAAATCAGCATGAGCTTATGATCATCACATTCCCCCTCTTCCCTTGGCCTCTACATACCTGCTCAGGGTCCACAAACACCAGTTTTGGTCGACACTGATGAGGTCGCTGGTGGAAATCCTTTCAGGATGTGCGACCATCGACTGCTGAGGAAGCTGAGGCTTCTGCTGCTCCCCTGTTTGTTCCTCCTCTGTGCTTAACCAGAGGatttcatgaataaataaaaagaggagggagatggaggagagagggggcTGAGAACAGCTGTCATTATCATGagcctttctctctccctcttatgtttctgtccttttttgttttgtctcaacTGTGCAACATTGTCTTTacttcttcttcgtcttctgaTTCATCTCAGTGCCTCTTTGTGATCTTGCTTAAATTACCTCCATACTCCATGATCCATCTTCTTTTaatcctctttctcctctttctaaCTACCTCCTACTTTATGTCAACTACTATGCTGGAAATTATGGGAAACTGAGCATGCTCCAAATGAATTTAGAGTcctctgaaaataaataataataataataataataataataataatgaataatgaagaCCTGAATAGTGGCACAAGGCCATGGATGTTTATGTCGTAGTTTCTACAGCGGTTTCACAAGCATTACACCCTTAATGATGTTGCTGTGATTGAGACGGGGTTTCGTGATGTAACATGAAGTCATAATAACCCCTTCAGTATATCCTTCACGCTCAAAGAAACCAACTCCTGGAGCAAATTTCCTCATGAATGGTCGACTAGTTCGTAGTTCCACTACACACATTAACCTTCCTGAGTAAAACAATTGGTTTAATTATGTATGTTAGCTCATAACTGTACATAACAATCACctttttgttgtgtattttaaagtCCTTCCAAATTTTAGACAACTGCTGTCTGCCATTTTTCCAATGTTGTATAAAAAATGGAGTAATTAACTATTACTACATCTCTCTGAAAGAGAGAAGTCTGGCTTCGCTCTTTTTTCTAAACTGTTTCCTCAGGACATTGGTCATCATTTTGCTGGTGCGTCTGTAATAGGTAGATAGCAAATGTAACTTCCTCTATTTTTACTTCGAAAGGAGCACAGTTAGCAACACAACTTCTTCCTCTTATCACATCGAAACATTTTTCACTTATCAGTCTGAAGCATTACATTAGATCACAGTAATGAAAAAGCTGTGGAAGACGCTGGTAAGTTCCTCTGCACAAAACCAAATATAATTTAGCTTGGCTGCAACAGTTAAACTAGAACAATAACTATGATGTCTCCTAACACTTTCATGTCGTTAACATATGtagatttctcttctttctttttggaACGTTATGATTAATTTTAAGGATGCGAGAGTGTTAACGTAATTCGGTGAGAGTGGCAACGTTTTTCAGTAAGTAAGTAGAAGCAGCAAAACAGGAAGGTGAAATACTAATGAGGAAAGcctgtataaaaatatttaaaagcagaCACGTtagtaaaatgtatgtatttaataagaataaatTTGACAAATTATCACAatcatttatattaaatgtaaaatatgactCCTCAAAGAAGgagtaaaataaatgcaatgaACTTAAAATGCAACATTCGTTTTTATATATAcagcatttgagtaaatgtcCTGCAGAAATTCCCCACAGGAATTGACATGGTTGCAATACTAGggaagtcattttattttaagtagcCTTTCTATTGACCTTCTATTGTCTGActattatttagcatttttaatggCTTGGACATAGACAACTTTTTTATTCAGTAGAACAGAAAGTCCTGTCTCTTCTCTGAAGAGCTGTTCACCTGGCATGaatcaaatcaaagtcaaaATTTTGAGATCAAAAGTTCAATAAGTTAAATGTCGAGGTTGTGAGaaaagttttaaattaataattctGTAAGTATATGTACCAAATTTCCTAATTGATACGTCTAAGTGGTGGGCCAACATTAACATCTATTGAGCCCTGTCTTGGCTAAAAACCTGAAACCTAATGTGctaatttctttgtttgttctcttcACAGATCTTATAGCCTCCAAACTACTTAAGTCAGCATGTGCACTATAGGAAGTTCAACTTTGCTCCTTGTGTCACTTCTGTCTTTCATGCTTCATGCCCTACTGGCGTTTTCACTGAAAAACTGCACCATCGCCTACTCTGAAAATCCAAATTATGTGTGGGTTTCATGCCAAAATCATGAACTGACTGCTGTTCCAGATGACATTCCCAGAACTACAACATCACTAGATATCAgctcaaatcacattttaaagatCACCAGGTCTGATTTCAGAGGTTTATCGAAGCTCGGTG from Anabas testudineus chromosome 18, fAnaTes1.2, whole genome shotgun sequence harbors:
- the si:ch211-149b19.2 gene encoding mucin-5AC, with amino-acid sequence METSPNISKGGKDVNQSECQFPGEEELDDALCNKDPNANWGTEPNFNLNLNLTSSRNPCPVTETSKRHGGTKKDEGNKGSGKSAVKVAVIKETGKWATTVKTTLMSQGEKDDPSRQKSKIPALSRSPTAERPVNSRGEQRLKSPNPKHAPTLSPKTHTHSSMAASPKPNRLGQTTTASSLTTAEGLKTQRAEPASILNRKPQTNEMTAKSINKVMSQKIQSGRKEDGGRESILKTQSPQTRHAPVNPNVHSQKGDTKITSPKPANQTPTLTGKTLKPDPGSTTVKSNEQASRDTGTHNSAMSSISPKLQNQRVEKALLSTKTLQQSSLSPNSSTQRKVTGTRSSDRLDTKENLGSNDSSSGCLLKTSSKSSTNSKATTVTTDSLDSQSGNHLKVSPHSNTTSGSKDSLDSKSGSTSKTSLGSKDSLDSKTGSNSKASYDSKTGMGSRDSLDSKTTTENKGNKSGLDSKTAMVSKSGLGSKDDPSKTQSPSASLNPRCIPNIKLVSESNFSSGSDVLSNSKPGLVQLTSTPALVATGPKKNHDVSAFSTSSGHNDNNLTGSTPGSASRSPGPGKSLGSIPSGPSREVLKSPGSAPGSGAILGRLAPLATSSPKTTAISPTKGGCAQEPTPTATVETNPSNTFHNTGLTRGLTFDSITKTPAPVEEECLKLPETKVTAVKGPVVSQVAVPPVHTRRVAGIPSSKPDLRGDAKGGSNIPSSREVERKKEEKKKQDKGKQGDTLPFSSTHPPTSKAVRETAIKSDPGERLHLRGREHREVGVQVEVEVVERSASTSPSLQMEVPTSFMIGSPSCHSGSLTSPTAPSLCCDGEPPLQHVCRIDIELCSQSMLPSVVTDKASSLPACLRTYSFQQNPALMSELGLGQDQNRDVSTDSIWDEGQKQEKGDNKIEREQKKKEEGMGKPQDVTWDKQGMTWEVYGASVDMESLGMAIQSHLESKIREQEKHIRTLRKSICSNSSLRGYKIKKSRKRRGGILQCCRKAPAVAD